A part of Carettochelys insculpta isolate YL-2023 chromosome 1, ASM3395843v1, whole genome shotgun sequence genomic DNA contains:
- the CCDC89 gene encoding coiled-coil domain-containing protein 89, translating to MPQDEKDPEMSCPTSDPEETESGTEGDMGDLYEVLEKLRGLSDGEKGEKALLRSRLHEQSQLICILKKRADDSLVRCKALERLNRELEELRMEDSVRLESQTRRAQQLEKRFMDLAANHEDMIRFKDEHKQQNMLLREENKHLRQENESLFSQALKEKESEVLQLASQKKRLSQEVDSLKQKCAQESCRAQERELELLEAQSQQANAHARETDLLRSQLHGLEEKHRQTAAQLEQAERQQKAEGSELQAKLERVSREKEELLHLAMERGKALQEKQREIQQLEKKLEAAERARLTAEERFVREVTAVNSNLRVRDLQQRLEGSEQAYSELWIQFDAYKKHSMDLLNKEKELNNKLRHFMS from the coding sequence ATGCCTCAGGATGAGAAGGACCCAGAGATGTCTTGTCCCACCAGTGATCCAGAGGAGACTGAATCAGGGACAGAAGGAGACATGGGAGATCTCTATGAGGTCTTGGAGAAGCTCCGTGGGCTCTCTGAtggagaaaagggggaaaaagctCTGCTACGCTCACGCCTCCATGAGCAATCTCAGCTCATCTGCATATTGAAGAAGAGAGCAGATGACTCCCTAGTGCGCTGCAAGGCATTGGAGAGGCTCAAtagggagctggaggagttgaGGATGGAAGATAGTGTAAGGCTTGAAAGTCAGACCCGGCGGGCCCAGCAGTTGGAAAAGCGCTTTATGGATTTGGCTGCCAACCATGAGGACATGATCCGATTCAAGGATGAGCACAAGCAGCAAAACATGCTGCTGAGGGAGGAAAATAAGCACCTGAGACAGGAAAATGAAAGCCTTTTTAGCCAGGCTTTGAAGGAGAAAGAGTCTGAAGTCCTCCAACTTGCTTCCCAGAAGAAGAGACTCTCTCAGGAAGTAGATTCCTTAAAGCAGAAATGTGCTCAAGAAAGCTGCAGAGCCCAGGAGCGAGAGCTGGAGCTACTGGAAGCTCAGAGCCAACAAGCCAATGCCCATGCCAGGGAAACTGACTTACTGAGAAGTCAGCTGCACGGCCTGGAGGAGAAGCATCGCCAaactgctgcacagctggagcaggcagAAAGGCAGCAAAAGGCTGAGGGCAGCGAGCTGCAAGCCAAGTTGGAGAGGGTGAGCCGTGAGAAAGAGGAGCTGCTACACCTGGCTATGGAGAGGGGCAAGGCACTGCAGGAGAAACAACGGGAAATTCAGCAGCTGGAAAAGAAGCTGGAGGCTGCTGAGAGAGCCAGGCTTACAGCAGAGGAGCGCTTTGTGAGAGAGGTAACAGCAGTGAACAGCAACCTAAGGGTCCGAGACCTGCAGCAACGCCTGGAGGGAAGCGAACAAGCATACAGTGAGCTCTGGATACAGTTTGATGCTTACAAGAAACACAGCATGGACTTACTAAATAAAGAAAAAGAGCTAAACAACAAACTCCGGCACTTCATGTCATAA